The following are encoded in a window of Phocoena phocoena chromosome 2, mPhoPho1.1, whole genome shotgun sequence genomic DNA:
- the IMP3 gene encoding U3 small nucleolar ribonucleoprotein protein IMP3, with translation MVRKLKFHEQKLLKQVDFLNWEVTDHNLHELRVLRRYRLQRREDYTRYNQLSRAVRELARRLRDLPERDPFRVRSSAALLDKLYALGLIPTRGSLELCDFVTASSFCRRRLPTVLLKLRMAQHLQAAVAFVEQGHVRVGPDVVTDPAFLVTRSMEDFVTWVDSSKIKRHVLEYNEERDDFDLEA, from the coding sequence ATGGTGCGGAAGCTTAAGTTCCACGAGCAGAAGCTGCTGAAGCAGGTGGACTTCCTGAACTGGGAGGTCACTGATCACAACTTGCACGAGCTGCGCGTGTTGCGGCGTTATCGGCTGCAACGGCGCGAGGACTACACGCGCTACAACCAGCTGAGCCGTGCTGTGCGCGAGCTGGCGCGGCGCCTGCGGGACCTGCCGGAGCGCGACCCGTTTCGCGTGCGCTCCTCGGCCGCGCTGCTGGACAAACTGTATGCTCTCGGCCTGATCCCCACGCGCGGGTCTCTGGAGCTCTGCGATTTCGTCACGGCCTCGTCCTTCTGCCGCCGCCGCCTGCCCACCGTGCTCCTTAAGCTGCGCATGGCGCAGCACCTCCAGGCCGCCGTGGCATTCGTGGAGCAGGGTCACGTGCGCGTGGGCCCCGACGTGGTCACCGACCCCGCCTTCCTTGTCACGCGCAGCATGGAGGACTTCGTCACCTGGGTTGACTCGTCCAAGATCAAGCGGCACGTGCTGGAGTACAATGAGGAGCGTGATGACTTCGATCTGGAAGCCTAG